TCGATTGCACCGCGACCCAGGCGCTGTTGCGCACCCGCTTGCGTGGCGCGCGGGAGTTTCTCGCGACGGGTTGATGCCGATCCGGGTGCACTGTCGGTGTGCAGCTCACGCCGAGACCGTCTGCCAGACGGCGAACGTCGGCGACTGAGCTCCGTCACCCTCCGCAAAGGGGAAGGCAATCGTCCGGATCCACTTCTACGGTGACCGAGTACGTCGACCACATCGAGTACCGCGAGTGCACGCACAACCGATCGGCAAGGAGCATGAGATGAGCGACCCCGAAGCGACACTGAACCCGGCCCAGATCCGCGAGGCCGGCCTCGACGACTGGCGGCAGGTGCTCGGACGCATCAAGGCGCGCTTCCGCACCGGTGACTTCGCGACCGGCCTGAAGTTGGTGAATCTCATCGGGGAGTCGGCCGAGCAGGCGAACCACCACCCCGATGTCTCGCTGAGCTACACGGACGTGATCGTTGCGCTGGCCAGTCACGATGTCGACGGCATCACCTCCCGCGACATCGACCTCGCCCAGCAGATCAGCGCGCACGCGAAGACGCTCGGCGTCGAGGCCGACGTCCACGGCATCACCCAGGTCGAGCTCGGGCTCGACACCGCGACGGGCGATGGTTCGCGACTGGGGGAGTTCTATGCCGCGCTGCTCGGCGGCGAGATCCGAAACGGTGAACCGGTCGACCCCAGTGGTCAGGTGCCGACGGTCTGGTGGCAGGGCCCGGGGGCGGGCGAGCGTGATGAATTCTCCTTGCCCGCACAGGAATTCGAGCAGCGCTGGCACCTCGACGTGTGGGTGCCGCACGACGAGGGCGAGCGCCGGATGCAGGCCGCGCTCGACGCAGGAGGCACGCTGGTCAGTGACAAGGCGGCGCCGAGTTACTGGGTGATCGAAGACGCCGACGGCAACCGGGCGTGCATCTGCACACCGCTCGACCGCTGACCGGGCGCCGCGGGTCGTTGCGCCCTGCCGCCCTGCCGCCGGGTCGTTCCTCGGACACCGGCGGCAAGCGGGTCGGGGCCGACCTACCCTTGAGCAATGAGCACCACCGCGCCGATCACCGCGACCCAGCGGGTCCAGGAAGCCGGCCTGCGCGCCCAGGCGGCGAGCAAGCGTCTGGCACTGTTGAGCCGCGCCGAGAAGGACGCCGCCCTCGTCGCCCTCGCCGATGCGCTGCGGGCCGCGACCGACCGCATCGTCGCCGCGAACGCCGACGACCTCGCCCGCGGCCGGGACGGCGGCATGACCGAGAGCCTGCAGGACCGTCTGCGGCTCACCCCCGAACGCGTCGCGTCGATCGCGCGGGCACTGCAGGACGTCGCCGCGCTGCCGGATCCGATCGGTGAGGTCGTGCGCGGTTCGACGCTGGCCAACGGTCTGCAGATCAAGCAGGTGCGGGTGCCGATGGGTGTCATCGGGATGGTCTACGAGGCCCGCCCCAACGTCACGGTCGACGCCGCCGGGCTCGGCCTCAAGAGCGGCAACGCGATGATCCTGCGCGGTGGGTCGGCCGCCGCGTCCAGCAATGCCGTCATCGTCGACGTGCTGCGCG
This genomic stretch from Calidifontibacter indicus harbors:
- a CDS encoding 4a-hydroxytetrahydrobiopterin dehydratase is translated as MSDPEATLNPAQIREAGLDDWRQVLGRIKARFRTGDFATGLKLVNLIGESAEQANHHPDVSLSYTDVIVALASHDVDGITSRDIDLAQQISAHAKTLGVEADVHGITQVELGLDTATGDGSRLGEFYAALLGGEIRNGEPVDPSGQVPTVWWQGPGAGERDEFSLPAQEFEQRWHLDVWVPHDEGERRMQAALDAGGTLVSDKAAPSYWVIEDADGNRACICTPLDR